One Alcaligenes ammonioxydans DNA segment encodes these proteins:
- a CDS encoding PepSY domain-containing protein, which produces MIWRFVHRWLGLVAGTLALVLGITGTMLALDPLRNAVQAAPTESDLPLATLVERIKGTVPGAEEIRHLPSGIFVVYAFEDGQAQAVRVDPADGKILGDYQASLLPRWVKNLHRTFLMDDPGRITAAMVALAMLVLSVSGLLLLLRRMGGWRGLAGPVRGTLPQRLHVLSGRVIVLILALSSATALYMSASTFELITLSPDTEPEVSSQATGQPPLPPDQIELLRSLRAQDLERLNLPTPDDPQDTWRVVTAQGQGWADQYRGQTLAWEASTQAQRLYDWALLLHTGEGAWLWAVFLCLSAASIPLFWYTGLLMWWQARRSRPRLKGNSPLTQADSLIFVASEGGSTWGFAQALHDALKAMGRQVHTTSLENWRVPPAARHVYILAATYGEGQPPAHAQKALKRIASQPPTDAQVAVLGFGDRQFPDFCGFANALEHSLRERGWQPLMALERIHQQSPQEFARWGRALSDVLGQPVPLAYQPRLPRMASLTLLSRQDFPGAAGQPAVILRFALPDQPLARFAAGDLLGILPPGEQSVPRYYSLASGKQDGFVEICVRHTSGGVCSPYLHSLHIGDTTQAFIRPNPGFTLTGSRRPVVLIGAGTGVAPLAGFIRDNTRHRPMYLYYGTRDCKRDFYFGKELKDWQTQGHLRELHTTFSRMPDGGGYVQNAVQRDAQQIRTLLEKGALVRVCGSRPMAQAVKQELDTILMDMGKSLAWLKENGRYAEDLF; this is translated from the coding sequence ATGATCTGGCGATTCGTCCATCGATGGCTGGGGCTGGTAGCGGGCACCCTCGCGCTGGTTCTGGGTATCACGGGCACGATGTTGGCACTTGACCCCTTGCGTAACGCCGTACAGGCGGCTCCAACCGAGTCCGACCTGCCGCTTGCCACACTGGTTGAGCGCATCAAGGGCACCGTCCCTGGCGCAGAAGAAATCCGTCATCTGCCCTCGGGGATCTTCGTTGTCTATGCGTTTGAGGACGGACAAGCCCAGGCCGTACGTGTGGACCCGGCAGATGGCAAGATTCTGGGGGACTACCAGGCTTCCCTGCTGCCACGCTGGGTCAAGAACCTGCATCGTACTTTCTTGATGGACGATCCGGGGCGCATTACCGCCGCCATGGTGGCGCTGGCCATGTTGGTCTTGTCCGTGTCCGGACTCCTACTGCTGCTGCGTCGCATGGGAGGATGGCGGGGTCTTGCCGGCCCCGTTCGCGGAACCCTGCCCCAACGCCTGCATGTCCTGAGCGGCAGGGTCATTGTGCTGATCCTGGCCCTGTCCTCAGCCACCGCTCTTTACATGAGCGCCAGCACGTTCGAGCTCATTACCCTGAGTCCGGACACGGAGCCCGAGGTGAGCTCACAAGCCACCGGACAGCCACCCCTTCCCCCGGACCAGATCGAACTGCTTCGGAGCTTGCGCGCGCAGGATCTGGAACGGCTCAATCTGCCCACGCCCGATGATCCACAGGACACCTGGCGTGTGGTCACCGCTCAAGGGCAGGGCTGGGCGGACCAGTACAGGGGCCAGACCTTGGCGTGGGAAGCATCCACCCAGGCACAGCGCCTCTACGACTGGGCCCTGCTTTTGCATACCGGAGAGGGAGCCTGGCTGTGGGCTGTTTTTCTGTGCCTGTCGGCAGCGAGCATCCCCCTGTTCTGGTACACAGGCCTTCTGATGTGGTGGCAAGCGCGCCGCAGCCGCCCCAGACTTAAAGGCAATAGCCCTCTGACCCAGGCCGACAGCCTGATTTTTGTCGCGAGTGAAGGCGGCAGTACCTGGGGCTTTGCGCAAGCGTTGCACGATGCCCTCAAAGCCATGGGCCGTCAGGTTCATACCACATCGCTGGAGAACTGGCGGGTGCCGCCCGCGGCACGCCATGTGTATATCCTCGCCGCCACGTACGGTGAAGGCCAGCCTCCTGCCCACGCACAAAAAGCACTCAAGCGGATCGCCAGCCAGCCACCCACCGACGCTCAAGTCGCCGTTCTAGGGTTTGGGGATCGCCAGTTTCCTGATTTCTGCGGATTTGCCAACGCGCTCGAACACAGCTTACGGGAACGGGGGTGGCAACCCTTGATGGCGCTGGAGCGTATCCATCAGCAGTCCCCCCAGGAATTTGCCCGCTGGGGGCGCGCACTGTCCGACGTACTGGGTCAACCTGTGCCGCTGGCCTATCAACCCCGACTGCCGCGCATGGCAAGCCTGACCCTGCTGTCACGCCAGGACTTTCCCGGTGCAGCGGGCCAGCCTGCCGTCATCCTGCGCTTTGCGCTGCCCGACCAGCCCTTGGCACGCTTCGCGGCCGGAGACCTGCTGGGCATTCTTCCTCCCGGTGAGCAGTCAGTCCCACGCTACTACTCTCTGGCCTCAGGCAAACAGGATGGATTCGTGGAAATCTGTGTGCGACACACCAGCGGCGGAGTCTGCTCTCCCTATTTGCATAGCCTGCACATCGGGGACACGACTCAAGCCTTCATCCGACCCAACCCCGGCTTCACGCTTACCGGCTCCCGACGCCCGGTGGTGCTGATCGGCGCAGGGACCGGCGTCGCCCCACTGGCTGGCTTTATTCGAGACAACACACGCCATCGTCCCATGTACCTGTATTACGGTACCCGGGACTGCAAGCGGGATTTCTATTTTGGCAAGGAGCTCAAGGACTGGCAGACCCAGGGCCATCTGCGCGAACTACACACCACTTTTTCCCGAATGCCCGATGGGGGCGGTTATGTCCAGAACGCCGTGCAGCGTGACGCTCAACAGATCCGTACCCTTCTGGAAAAAGGCGCGCTTGTGCGTGTTTGTGGCAGCCGCCCCATGGCTCAGGCCGTCAAACAGGAGCTGGACACGATTCTG
- a CDS encoding DUF2271 domain-containing protein — MSKRFLLTTLAAACSVALPTLAQGRTVALSTTLKNYGGDGAYLAVYLTDAQGAYVRTLWVAGGKAKYYKHLSDWNRLSAGDGQRLQGVTGASVGAGRTLEVTAELEDALIDAGYELRVDAAAEDMRDSPSEIRVPLTAANAGSPQAGKQYIQSLTYQLQ, encoded by the coding sequence ATGTCCAAACGCTTTCTTCTCACCACCCTGGCTGCAGCCTGTAGCGTGGCCCTGCCCACTTTAGCGCAGGGCCGTACTGTGGCACTTTCCACCACTCTGAAAAACTATGGCGGTGACGGGGCCTACCTGGCGGTCTACCTGACCGATGCCCAAGGCGCCTACGTGCGCACGCTGTGGGTCGCCGGCGGCAAAGCCAAATACTACAAACATCTGTCGGACTGGAATCGCCTGTCAGCCGGCGATGGGCAACGTCTGCAAGGCGTAACAGGCGCCAGCGTCGGTGCCGGGCGCACGCTGGAGGTGACCGCAGAACTGGAGGATGCCCTGATTGATGCCGGGTACGAGCTGCGTGTCGATGCTGCCGCCGAAGACATGCGGGACAGCCCTTCGGAAATCCGTGTTCCCCTGACTGCCGCCAATGCCGGTTCGCCCCAGGCAGGTAAACAATATATTCAATCCCTGACCTATCAGTTGCAGTAA
- a CDS encoding PepSY domain-containing protein — translation MKHRPCLLIVYLCLSLMVAPAHADDDCDVPVQQWQSRDAALEHAASLGWEVQRLKIDDGCYEIRGRDAQGRSFKAKLDPQTLRVVKMKVRDGHDKPERERDRERSH, via the coding sequence ATGAAACACCGCCCCTGCCTGCTTATTGTGTACCTCTGTCTGTCCCTGATGGTCGCTCCAGCCCATGCTGACGACGACTGTGATGTCCCCGTACAGCAATGGCAGAGCCGGGATGCTGCGCTGGAACATGCCGCCAGTCTGGGCTGGGAGGTGCAACGCCTGAAAATAGACGACGGCTGCTATGAAATCCGCGGGCGGGATGCCCAGGGTCGCTCATTTAAAGCCAAGCTTGATCCGCAAACGCTGCGCGTCGTGAAAATGAAAGTGCGCGATGGCCATGACAAACCGGAGCGCGAACGTGACCGCGAAAGAAGCCACTAA
- a CDS encoding N-acetylmuramoyl-L-alanine amidase: MDYDTRPQPAEVAPAGKARRRFVATATTLFLLPVIPRLANASTIVAVRTWPADEYTRVTLEMDSELKAEHFTLENPHRMVVDIQGLTMNRTIEELVSKVRPNDPYIRSVRVGQNRPDVVRLVLDLKQAVAPQIFTLKPVGEYKYRLVLDLYPRVAQDPLLALQIQDDNDPLASVLESLAQNSPDAPVPTVQGQTLPPVARPTPPPVSTPPRSPAPAATPGTPNRPLLIALDPGHGGEDPGAIGPGGTREKDVVLNIARRLKRLIDAQPNMRTYLTRDSDFFVPLQVRVQKARRVKADLFISIHADAWIKPSARGSSIYALSQNGATSSAARWLAKKENDADLIGGLNLGSHNRQVAQILLDLSTAAQINDSVKVGSRLLSEIGKINRLHKRNVERAGFAVLKAPDIPSILIETAFISNPEEERLLRSASHQDKIAQAILTGIRGYFAEFPALASRS; the protein is encoded by the coding sequence ATGGATTACGACACTCGCCCCCAGCCTGCAGAAGTAGCCCCAGCCGGCAAGGCCCGTCGCCGATTCGTCGCCACGGCCACGACCCTGTTCCTGCTTCCTGTCATCCCGCGACTGGCCAATGCCAGCACCATTGTGGCGGTCCGCACCTGGCCGGCCGACGAATACACTCGCGTTACCCTGGAAATGGATAGCGAGCTCAAGGCCGAGCACTTCACACTGGAAAATCCCCACCGCATGGTGGTCGATATCCAGGGCTTGACCATGAACCGCACCATTGAAGAGCTGGTGTCCAAGGTCCGCCCCAATGATCCCTACATCCGCTCAGTGCGCGTGGGCCAGAACCGCCCCGACGTGGTGCGTCTGGTGCTGGATCTGAAACAAGCCGTCGCTCCGCAGATTTTCACGCTCAAGCCCGTTGGCGAATACAAGTACCGTCTGGTTCTGGACTTATATCCGCGCGTCGCGCAAGACCCCCTGCTGGCCCTGCAAATCCAGGACGACAACGATCCGCTGGCCTCCGTCCTGGAAAGCCTGGCACAAAACTCGCCCGACGCACCCGTGCCAACGGTACAGGGGCAAACACTGCCTCCGGTGGCCCGCCCGACGCCGCCACCGGTCAGCACGCCTCCCCGCTCTCCCGCTCCCGCGGCCACGCCCGGCACGCCCAATCGCCCCTTGCTGATTGCGCTGGACCCTGGCCATGGCGGCGAGGACCCAGGTGCGATCGGCCCCGGTGGAACACGGGAAAAAGATGTCGTGCTGAACATCGCTCGACGGCTGAAACGCTTGATCGATGCCCAGCCAAATATGCGCACGTACCTGACCCGCGACTCGGATTTCTTCGTGCCGCTGCAGGTGCGAGTACAGAAAGCGCGGCGGGTCAAGGCAGACCTGTTCATCAGTATTCATGCTGACGCCTGGATCAAACCCAGTGCCCGTGGCTCGTCCATTTACGCCCTGTCCCAGAACGGCGCGACCAGTTCGGCCGCCCGCTGGCTGGCCAAGAAAGAAAACGATGCCGACTTGATCGGTGGACTGAATCTGGGCTCCCACAACCGTCAGGTCGCCCAGATTCTGCTGGACTTGTCCACGGCAGCCCAGATTAACGACTCCGTCAAAGTGGGTTCACGATTGCTAAGTGAGATCGGCAAGATCAATCGTCTGCATAAACGCAATGTTGAGCGGGCGGGTTTTGCGGTGCTCAAGGCACCGGACATCCCATCCATCCTGATCGAGACTGCGTTTATCAGTAATCCTGAAGAAGAACGCCTGTTACGAAGCGCTTCCCATCAGGACAAAATTGCCCAGGCCATTCTGACCGGCATCCGGGGGTATTTTGCCGAATTCCCCGCACTGGCCAGCCGGAGCTAA
- a CDS encoding bifunctional alanine racemase/tRNA (adenosine(37)-N6)-threonylcarbamoyltransferase complex ATPase subunit type 1 TsaE encodes MNPHSLTVSLPDEDATTALAQGLAPLLSGQVAGVPPGGRIHLHGDLGAGKTHFVRALLRACGVTGRIKSPSYALLESYKVSSLYFYHLDFYRFSDPREWVDAGFRDILQDNAVVLIEWPEKAGDLLPEPDLDLHLDYCGDGRLATLDAHSAKGTLWITTLAPSLQK; translated from the coding sequence ATGAATCCGCACTCCTTGACTGTATCCCTGCCTGACGAGGACGCCACGACCGCCCTGGCCCAGGGCCTTGCGCCGCTGCTCAGCGGTCAGGTAGCCGGTGTGCCGCCAGGCGGCCGAATCCATCTACATGGCGACCTGGGCGCCGGTAAAACCCACTTTGTGCGCGCCTTGTTGCGTGCCTGCGGCGTTACCGGCCGTATCAAAAGTCCCAGCTATGCTTTGCTTGAAAGTTATAAAGTTTCTAGCTTATACTTCTATCATCTTGATTTTTATAGATTTAGCGATCCACGAGAATGGGTCGATGCAGGTTTTCGCGATATTTTGCAAGACAATGCTGTTGTGCTGATCGAATGGCCCGAAAAAGCAGGGGATTTATTGCCCGAGCCCGATCTGGATTTACACCTGGATTATTGTGGTGACGGTCGTTTGGCCACCCTGGATGCACACAGCGCCAAAGGAACGCTATGGATTACGACACTCGCCCCCAGCCTGCAGAAGTAG
- a CDS encoding AEC family transporter has translation MVTIFPLILPDFLLIALGALLLHRFHFSREFFLGAEKLVYYVLFPALLFDSITRIPLNLSDTWPLLLAAATLIAVGTALAWLALPVLKPDPLQHAALTQCAFRFNTYLGMSLASAIAGPPGVAVMALLVGFSVPMANMVAVTVLARGQQGRIAIELLKNPLILSTLAALAWNLAGLSVPAPVQLALGRLGACALGIGLLCVGATLSLQGSRQASALIGWISTVKLLALPAAALLIAWALDMSALERQMLLVFAALPTASSAHVLAARMGADSRLVALSMSIGTILAGLTIPLWLSLAP, from the coding sequence ATGGTCACAATATTCCCGCTGATCCTGCCCGACTTTTTATTGATCGCCTTGGGGGCGCTGCTGCTGCATCGCTTTCATTTCAGTCGGGAATTCTTTCTCGGTGCGGAAAAACTGGTCTATTACGTCCTGTTTCCTGCCTTGCTGTTTGATTCCATTACCCGCATCCCCCTGAACCTGAGCGATACCTGGCCCCTGTTGCTGGCAGCCGCGACCCTGATTGCCGTAGGCACGGCACTGGCCTGGCTGGCACTGCCGGTTCTCAAACCGGATCCCCTGCAACACGCCGCGCTGACCCAGTGCGCTTTTCGTTTTAATACCTATTTGGGCATGTCCCTGGCCAGCGCAATTGCCGGCCCGCCAGGGGTGGCTGTCATGGCCTTGCTGGTCGGTTTTTCTGTTCCGATGGCCAATATGGTGGCAGTCACGGTGCTGGCTCGCGGTCAACAAGGACGCATCGCCATTGAGCTGCTTAAAAACCCGCTTATTTTGTCCACCCTGGCAGCCCTGGCCTGGAACCTGGCCGGCCTGTCCGTGCCCGCGCCTGTGCAGCTCGCATTGGGCCGGCTGGGAGCGTGCGCCCTGGGTATCGGTTTGCTGTGCGTGGGTGCGACCTTGTCGCTGCAGGGTTCACGTCAGGCCAGTGCCCTGATCGGCTGGATCAGCACCGTCAAACTGCTTGCCTTGCCGGCCGCCGCACTGCTGATTGCCTGGGCCCTGGACATGAGCGCCCTGGAGCGTCAAATGCTACTGGTGTTTGCCGCCCTGCCCACCGCTTCCTCGGCTCATGTGCTGGCTGCCCGCATGGGCGCCGACAGCCGCCTGGTCGCGCTGAGCATGTCGATCGGCACTATACTAGCGGGCTTGACCATTCCACTGTGGTTATCCCTTGCTCCCTGA
- a CDS encoding tripartite tricarboxylate transporter substrate binding protein BugE produces the protein MIGTATVAHAQADYPSQPIRVIVPFAPGGSTDIVTRIVTKGMSEVLGQSMVVENKGGAGGAIGAAEAARAKPDGYTLSIATISTLAVNPACRPNDLPYDPLKDFVPVSNFANLPNVIEVNPKFPAQNFKEFVQQLKDNPGKYSYGSSGTCSVLHLFGEAFKLATGTDIVHVPYRGAGPAVTDAVGGQINAMFDNLPSSMAQIQAGNLRALAIAWPERLPALKDVPTLAEEGYPQLNSPAWYGLLAPKGTPPEIVAKLHQAAVEALKKPEIIAALEKQGATPSGNSPEEFAKEIQEQYDWAHDVVKKGNIKLE, from the coding sequence ATGATCGGCACGGCAACAGTGGCGCACGCTCAGGCCGATTACCCCAGTCAGCCGATTCGCGTCATTGTGCCGTTTGCTCCCGGCGGTTCCACCGACATTGTGACGCGCATTGTGACCAAAGGCATGAGCGAAGTATTGGGCCAGTCCATGGTGGTTGAAAACAAGGGCGGCGCCGGTGGTGCTATCGGTGCGGCCGAGGCAGCGCGTGCCAAACCGGACGGCTATACCTTGTCCATTGCCACTATCTCGACCCTGGCGGTGAACCCTGCCTGCCGCCCCAATGATTTGCCCTACGATCCCTTGAAAGATTTTGTGCCGGTCAGCAATTTTGCAAACCTGCCCAACGTGATCGAAGTCAATCCCAAGTTTCCGGCACAGAACTTCAAAGAGTTCGTGCAGCAGTTGAAAGACAATCCTGGCAAGTACTCCTACGGCAGCTCGGGCACCTGCTCGGTACTGCATTTGTTTGGTGAGGCCTTCAAGCTGGCAACCGGCACCGATATTGTGCACGTCCCCTATCGTGGCGCAGGTCCGGCGGTAACCGATGCGGTGGGTGGCCAGATCAATGCGATGTTCGATAATCTGCCCTCGTCCATGGCCCAGATTCAGGCAGGCAATCTGCGTGCTTTGGCCATTGCCTGGCCCGAGCGTCTGCCCGCCTTGAAAGATGTGCCAACCCTGGCCGAAGAAGGCTATCCGCAGCTGAACAGCCCTGCCTGGTATGGTCTGCTGGCCCCCAAGGGCACCCCGCCGGAGATCGTCGCCAAGCTGCATCAAGCGGCTGTTGAGGCGTTGAAGAAGCCTGAAATCATTGCGGCCTTGGAAAAGCAGGGTGCAACGCCATCGGGTAATTCGCCTGAAGAGTTCGCCAAGGAAATTCAGGAGCAATACGACTGGGCACATGATGTTGTCAAGAAAGGCAATATCAAGCTGGAATAA
- a CDS encoding NADP-dependent malic enzyme: MSSPVDRQAALDYHEFPIPGKVTIAATKPLVSQRDLGLAYSPGVAAACEEIVADPQNAFRYTGRGNLVGVISNGTAVLGLGNIGALASKPVMEGKAVLFKKFAGLDVFDIEINETDPDKLVDIIAGLEPTFGGINLEDIKAPECFEVERKLRERMNIPVFHDDQHGTAICVTAAFLNGLKVVGKDIKKIKVVTSGAGAAALACLDLMVDMGLPEENVWVTDIDGVVYKGRPGHQVPELARFAKETEARKLADVIVDADVFLGLSAGGVLKAEMVQKMADRPFVMALANPTPEILPEVAKAARDDIIMATGRSDFPNQVNNVLCFPYIFRGALDVGATTITRGMEKAAARAIAALAEEEQDEAVAAAYGGYGLSFGPDYLIPKPFDPRLIVRIAPAVAQAAMEEGVATRPIADLEGYIAKLQQFVYHSGAFMKPVFAIAKQLVREGGKARIVFTEGEEERVLRAVQVIVDEKLAHPILVGRPAVLLSRIKKFGLRLRLGVDVEVTNPESDDRFHQYWTTYWEKMCRRGISKEMARVEMRRRLTLIGATMVHLGDADGMICGTIGSYHNHLRYIDEMIGRKPGSSVYAAMNILLLGERTVALTDTHVNDDPNAQEIAEYTIEAARMLSTLSLEPKVALLSRSNFGSDSAASGPKMREALKLIQEQAPDLQVDGEMHADCALDEALRSRTLPNSPLKGSANLLVCPNVDAGNISYNLLKTAAGSNVAIGPFLMGANAPVHILTYSSTVRRIINMTALTVLQANRG, encoded by the coding sequence ATGAGTTCACCTGTAGATCGACAAGCCGCCCTGGACTACCACGAGTTTCCCATTCCCGGCAAAGTGACTATTGCCGCGACCAAACCCCTGGTCAGCCAACGTGATCTGGGCCTGGCCTATTCCCCTGGTGTGGCTGCCGCCTGCGAAGAAATTGTGGCTGACCCGCAAAATGCCTTCCGTTATACCGGCCGTGGCAATCTGGTCGGCGTCATCTCCAACGGTACCGCCGTGCTGGGTCTGGGAAATATTGGCGCCCTGGCCTCCAAGCCCGTGATGGAAGGCAAGGCCGTGCTGTTCAAGAAGTTTGCAGGCCTGGACGTGTTTGATATTGAGATCAATGAAACCGATCCGGACAAACTGGTTGACATCATCGCGGGTCTGGAGCCGACCTTCGGCGGCATCAACCTGGAAGACATCAAGGCACCCGAATGCTTTGAGGTCGAGCGCAAACTGCGCGAGCGCATGAACATCCCCGTCTTTCACGACGATCAGCACGGCACCGCCATTTGTGTGACAGCCGCCTTTCTGAATGGCCTGAAAGTCGTCGGCAAAGACATCAAGAAGATCAAAGTCGTCACATCGGGTGCCGGTGCGGCCGCGCTGGCCTGCCTGGATCTGATGGTGGATATGGGGCTGCCGGAAGAGAACGTCTGGGTGACTGACATTGATGGCGTGGTCTACAAAGGCCGCCCCGGTCATCAAGTGCCCGAACTGGCCCGTTTTGCCAAGGAAACCGAAGCCCGCAAGCTGGCTGATGTGATTGTAGATGCCGATGTGTTCCTGGGCCTGTCCGCCGGTGGCGTACTCAAAGCCGAAATGGTGCAGAAAATGGCAGACCGTCCTTTTGTGATGGCGCTGGCCAATCCCACACCTGAAATCCTGCCGGAAGTGGCCAAGGCCGCTCGTGACGACATTATCATGGCAACGGGTCGCTCCGACTTCCCCAACCAAGTCAATAACGTACTGTGCTTTCCTTACATCTTCCGCGGTGCGCTGGATGTGGGGGCCACCACCATTACCCGCGGCATGGAAAAAGCTGCAGCGCGGGCTATTGCCGCGCTGGCGGAAGAAGAGCAGGACGAAGCCGTGGCGGCCGCCTATGGCGGTTATGGCCTGAGCTTTGGCCCCGACTACCTGATTCCCAAGCCCTTTGACCCCCGTCTGATCGTGCGTATCGCCCCTGCCGTGGCCCAGGCTGCCATGGAAGAAGGGGTTGCGACACGCCCCATCGCAGACCTGGAAGGCTACATTGCCAAGCTGCAGCAATTTGTCTATCACTCGGGCGCCTTCATGAAGCCCGTGTTCGCCATTGCCAAGCAGTTGGTACGTGAAGGCGGCAAAGCCCGCATCGTCTTTACCGAGGGCGAGGAAGAGCGTGTGCTGCGTGCGGTGCAGGTGATCGTGGACGAAAAACTGGCTCATCCGATTCTGGTGGGCCGCCCCGCTGTCCTGCTGTCCCGCATCAAAAAATTCGGCCTGCGCCTGCGCCTGGGTGTGGACGTTGAAGTGACCAATCCAGAGTCTGACGACCGTTTCCACCAGTACTGGACGACCTACTGGGAAAAAATGTGCCGTCGCGGCATCAGCAAAGAGATGGCACGGGTGGAAATGCGCCGCCGCCTGACGCTGATCGGCGCCACCATGGTGCACCTGGGTGATGCCGATGGCATGATCTGCGGCACGATCGGCTCTTATCACAACCACTTGCGCTACATCGACGAGATGATCGGACGCAAGCCCGGTTCCAGCGTTTATGCCGCGATGAACATCCTGTTGCTGGGCGAGCGCACGGTGGCCTTGACCGACACCCATGTCAATGACGACCCCAATGCGCAGGAAATAGCGGAATACACAATTGAAGCAGCCCGCATGCTCAGCACCTTGAGCCTGGAGCCCAAAGTGGCCCTGCTGTCGCGCTCGAACTTCGGTTCGGACTCGGCCGCGTCGGGCCCCAAAATGCGCGAAGCCCTGAAGTTGATTCAGGAACAGGCCCCTGACCTGCAGGTTGATGGCGAGATGCATGCCGACTGCGCGCTGGACGAGGCCCTGCGTAGCCGCACCCTGCCCAACTCCCCACTGAAAGGCTCGGCCAACTTGCTGGTCTGCCCGAACGTGGACGCCGGCAATATCAGCTACAACCTGCTCAAAACGGCTGCCGGCAGCAACGTGGCCATCGGGCCCTTCCTGATGGGCGCCAATGCCCCAGTGCATATCCTGACTTACAGCTCAACGGTACGTCGCATCATCAATATGACCGCACTGACTGTGCTGCAGGCCAATCGCGGCTAA
- a CDS encoding LysR substrate-binding domain-containing protein: MLIVEGKGLETNDIAHRLVQRLKLRHLALLIEIERLGSLTKVADLMAMSQPAVTQALAEVEQVFGTSLFLRSSRGMEATAQGQIVISRARALVQDMELLSLDLQAHSRGRQAHLRLGVIPLVSGKLVSTALRATRPQGQVVSVSITEGLTETLLEQLRDHALDAVVARSSPDLNMKGLRHEALYSQQPRLIASRELAGRLGRRKLDWAQLQDLDWILGPRHTPMRQQVANLFLRAGLPEPVPSVETSSPKLIGELIVNHARAVSVVPTEIAEELVRVSGVAIVPYSFEWGLAPIALFTRMAGPQRAVDKLFAQELKRVCTDKTVPLERGAFFY; encoded by the coding sequence ATGCTTATAGTGGAAGGTAAAGGCTTGGAAACAAACGATATCGCGCATCGCTTGGTGCAACGGCTCAAGTTGCGCCATCTGGCCTTGCTGATCGAGATTGAACGTCTGGGTTCACTGACCAAAGTGGCGGATTTGATGGCCATGAGTCAGCCTGCAGTGACCCAGGCACTGGCCGAGGTCGAGCAGGTGTTTGGTACGTCGCTGTTTCTGCGTTCCTCCCGGGGTATGGAGGCCACTGCACAGGGGCAGATTGTGATTTCACGCGCCCGGGCGCTGGTCCAGGACATGGAATTGTTGAGCCTGGATTTGCAGGCCCACAGCCGGGGGCGTCAGGCTCATTTGCGTTTGGGCGTGATTCCGCTGGTGTCCGGCAAGCTGGTGTCCACTGCTTTGCGGGCGACGCGTCCGCAGGGGCAGGTGGTGTCGGTCAGCATTACTGAGGGGCTGACAGAAACTTTGCTGGAGCAACTGCGCGATCATGCCTTGGATGCGGTGGTTGCACGCAGTTCCCCCGATCTGAATATGAAAGGGCTGCGCCATGAGGCCCTATATAGTCAGCAGCCGCGGCTGATTGCCAGCCGGGAGCTGGCGGGACGTCTGGGTCGCCGCAAACTGGACTGGGCGCAACTGCAGGACCTGGACTGGATTCTGGGACCACGTCATACCCCGATGCGACAGCAGGTAGCGAACCTGTTTTTGCGGGCTGGCCTGCCCGAGCCGGTGCCCAGCGTAGAAACATCCTCGCCCAAGTTGATCGGTGAGCTGATCGTAAACCATGCGCGTGCCGTGTCGGTGGTGCCTACTGAAATTGCCGAGGAACTGGTGCGGGTGTCGGGGGTGGCGATTGTGCCCTATTCCTTCGAGTGGGGCTTGGCACCCATTGCCCTGTTCACACGGATGGCGGGGCCCCAGCGTGCGGTGGACAAACTGTTTGCTCAGGAACTCAAGCGTGTGTGTACCGACAAGACGGTACCGCTGGAGCGAGGGGCCTTCTTTTACTGA